From a region of the Ardenticatena maritima genome:
- a CDS encoding DUF2207 domain-containing protein has protein sequence MPTLRRFIWLFVALVALLLMGTPTHAQSKTLIWERFDVDIEVLPSGDFIVTETNVVWFQNDTFSYGYRDIPTNRLESIEDVAVTVDGKPLDESAVDTEFKDNTFHIEYHFDEPLIGKHTIVLRYRVIGGLRYYEEGDQLWWKAVYSDRSAPMLESRITVRLPAGATPGPIASYGHPATYTVEGNTVRFEASNIPGGQEVEVRVQFPHGIVAGEAAAWQRNEDRWRTLAPIINVGSIVLALLILAGGTVLSIVWWYTKGRDPEVGEFAEYITEPPDDLPPGIVGTLLDEKADIKDVIATIFDLARRGIISIEENQTSHLGGLLTSTDVTFHLVDESKPMYPFEQQLVRRLFKDQTSVQLSSLRNRFYKELPQIYKAFYEEVVNLGFFPQTPEKTRIKAFWVIMLIMLAMCGISSAILVAAGDRSPQLPTLFCIPMALFPTAFVSLFILPHLVRKTTKGAETAARWRAFQRYLQNIEQYGDTFQLADKWETFLPYAIAFGIDRRFLKQISTIEAPPPRWWARRRRHRDRLDTEGDFWSTRSSRSGSSGSFSMQQASDSMGSGLQSLSRSITSMIQGFDDTR, from the coding sequence ATGCCAACTTTGCGTCGCTTTATCTGGTTGTTTGTTGCACTCGTGGCGCTTCTCCTGATGGGCACGCCGACGCACGCCCAAAGCAAAACCCTCATCTGGGAACGGTTCGACGTAGACATCGAAGTGCTCCCCTCCGGCGATTTCATCGTCACCGAAACCAACGTTGTGTGGTTCCAGAATGATACTTTTTCATATGGCTACCGTGACATCCCCACCAATCGCCTTGAAAGCATCGAAGACGTGGCTGTCACCGTTGATGGAAAGCCTCTGGATGAGAGCGCTGTTGATACGGAGTTCAAAGACAACACATTCCACATTGAATACCACTTCGATGAGCCACTCATTGGCAAACACACCATCGTGCTCCGTTATCGCGTCATCGGCGGCTTGCGCTACTACGAAGAGGGCGACCAACTCTGGTGGAAAGCCGTCTATTCCGACCGCAGTGCACCCATGCTGGAAAGTCGCATCACGGTTCGCCTCCCCGCAGGCGCAACCCCTGGCCCTATTGCCAGTTATGGACACCCCGCCACCTACACCGTCGAAGGGAACACGGTGCGCTTTGAAGCCTCCAACATTCCTGGCGGTCAAGAAGTTGAAGTGCGCGTGCAGTTTCCGCATGGCATTGTCGCCGGCGAAGCGGCGGCATGGCAACGCAATGAAGACCGCTGGCGCACCCTTGCGCCCATCATCAACGTCGGCTCGATTGTGCTGGCGTTGCTGATTCTGGCGGGTGGCACCGTGCTTTCCATCGTATGGTGGTACACCAAAGGGCGCGACCCCGAAGTGGGAGAATTCGCCGAATACATCACCGAGCCGCCCGACGATCTTCCCCCTGGTATCGTGGGCACACTTCTGGATGAAAAGGCGGACATCAAAGACGTCATTGCCACCATTTTCGACCTGGCGCGGCGCGGCATCATCTCCATCGAAGAAAACCAAACGTCACATTTGGGTGGGTTGCTTACATCCACAGACGTCACGTTCCACCTCGTTGATGAAAGCAAACCAATGTACCCATTCGAGCAACAACTGGTGCGCCGTCTGTTCAAAGACCAAACGAGCGTTCAACTCTCATCGCTCCGCAACCGCTTTTACAAAGAGTTGCCCCAAATTTACAAGGCGTTTTATGAGGAAGTCGTCAACCTGGGCTTTTTTCCCCAGACGCCTGAAAAAACCCGTATAAAAGCATTTTGGGTCATCATGCTCATTATGCTGGCAATGTGTGGTATCTCAAGCGCCATTCTTGTGGCTGCTGGAGACAGAAGCCCACAGTTGCCTACGCTCTTCTGTATTCCAATGGCTCTGTTTCCCACAGCGTTTGTCAGTCTTTTCATCTTGCCTCACCTTGTTCGCAAAACGACCAAGGGCGCCGAAACAGCCGCCCGTTGGCGAGCCTTCCAGCGCTACCTCCAAAATATCGAACAGTATGGTGATACATTCCAACTTGCTGACAAATGGGAAACGTTCTTGCCCTATGCAATTGCTTTCGGAATTGACAGGCGATTTCTCAAGCAGATTTCCACCATTGAGGCTCCCCCGCCCCGCTGGTGGGCTCGTCGGAGACGACACCGAGATCGTCTTGACACCGAGGGCGATTTTTGGTCAACACGTTCTTCCCGCAGCGGTTCATCGGGCTCCTTTTCGATGCAACAGGCGAGCGACAGCATGGGAAGCGGCTTGCAATCGCTGAGCAGAAGCATCACTTCGATGATACAAGGCTTCGATGATACAAGATAG
- a CDS encoding alpha/beta hydrolase, translating into MRTWGKRLLLLLIAGLLIAVAGFFYWALNPLPAMPEAEAALQSDTNVHVETTPWFTFIPQTSQPRLGFILYPGGHVDPRAYAPPARRLAEEGWLVVIPPMPLNLAFFAPNKAEEIIAAHPEIEVWVIGGHSLGGAMAVRFARTHPQQVAGLVLWASYPAESDAIADWTDFPVLSIYGTEDGGREGIEASAQLLPPETEWVVIEGGNHAQFGWYGPQPGDGVARISREEQQAIILEATARFLHAVAAQHGVETAP; encoded by the coding sequence ATGCGAACATGGGGAAAACGGCTTTTGTTGCTGCTTATCGCTGGGCTTCTCATTGCCGTTGCCGGCTTCTTCTACTGGGCGCTCAATCCCCTGCCCGCTATGCCGGAAGCCGAAGCCGCTTTGCAAAGCGATACGAACGTGCACGTGGAAACCACGCCATGGTTCACGTTCATTCCTCAAACGTCGCAACCCCGCCTGGGCTTCATTCTCTACCCCGGCGGGCACGTTGACCCGCGCGCCTATGCACCGCCGGCGCGGCGACTTGCCGAAGAAGGCTGGCTGGTGGTCATTCCGCCAATGCCGCTCAATCTGGCGTTCTTCGCCCCCAACAAAGCCGAGGAAATCATCGCCGCCCATCCCGAAATTGAAGTGTGGGTGATTGGCGGGCATTCGCTGGGGGGCGCCATGGCGGTGCGGTTCGCGCGCACCCACCCACAGCAAGTGGCCGGCCTGGTTTTGTGGGCATCGTACCCCGCTGAAAGCGACGCCATCGCCGACTGGACGGACTTCCCGGTGCTTTCGATTTACGGCACCGAAGACGGGGGGCGTGAAGGCATCGAAGCCTCTGCCCAACTGCTTCCGCCGGAGACCGAGTGGGTGGTCATTGAGGGGGGCAATCACGCTCAATTTGGCTGGTATGGACCGCAACCGGGCGACGGCGTCGCGCGCATTTCGCGGGAAGAACAGCAAGCCATCATCCTCGAAGCGACGGCACGCTTTCTGCACGCTGTTGCCGCACAACATGGGGTAGAAACCGCACCATGA
- a CDS encoding CysS/YqeB C-terminal domain-containing protein gives MTTQAGPLLLFGSGETAPGNRAAWAALFAHLGRRARVAILETPAGFEPNSRHVAQRVADYLDHRLADFIADIDIIPARQREGDFSTNDPAHAQRIANADLIYAGAGSPTYAVRHLVGSLAWRTVLAAHTRGAALVAASAAAIALGTFALPVYEIFKAGHPLHWHIGLDLFALYGGRTVVVPHWNNREGGHTLDTSHCFMGRARFARLRRMLSPPTTILGLDEHTALFITPRDRQAHVLGKGSACFIEPHSATYLPSGSTIALHRLGWHPPAAPLPWPQGILPPTPAAAPPTPPAHVLALVEERQAARARKDWAQADRLRDEIAAHGWRVLDTPDGPRLEPLNPSP, from the coding sequence ATGACAACGCAAGCAGGGCCGCTTCTGCTTTTTGGTTCTGGCGAAACCGCCCCCGGAAACCGTGCCGCGTGGGCGGCTCTTTTCGCGCACTTGGGGCGGCGCGCGCGCGTCGCGATTCTCGAAACACCCGCCGGCTTTGAACCCAACAGCCGCCACGTCGCGCAGCGCGTCGCCGACTACCTCGACCATCGGCTCGCCGATTTCATCGCCGACATTGACATCATCCCCGCCCGCCAACGCGAAGGGGATTTCAGCACCAACGACCCCGCCCATGCCCAACGCATCGCCAACGCCGACCTCATCTACGCCGGCGCCGGAAGCCCCACCTACGCGGTGCGCCATCTGGTTGGCTCGCTCGCCTGGCGGACGGTGCTTGCCGCACACACACGCGGGGCGGCGCTGGTTGCCGCCAGTGCCGCCGCCATCGCGCTGGGGACGTTCGCGCTTCCTGTGTACGAAATTTTCAAGGCGGGGCATCCGCTCCACTGGCACATCGGGCTTGACTTGTTCGCGCTCTATGGCGGGCGAACAGTCGTTGTTCCGCACTGGAACAACCGCGAAGGCGGCCACACGCTCGACACAAGCCACTGTTTCATGGGGCGCGCCCGCTTCGCCAGACTCCGCCGCATGCTTTCGCCTCCAACAACCATTCTGGGACTTGATGAACACACCGCCCTGTTCATCACGCCCCGCGACAGGCAGGCACACGTGCTGGGAAAAGGGTCTGCCTGCTTCATCGAACCGCACAGCGCCACCTATCTCCCTTCGGGAAGCACGATTGCTCTGCATCGTTTGGGCTGGCATCCACCCGCCGCGCCGCTTCCCTGGCCGCAAGGCATTCTTCCACCAACACCCGCCGCCGCACCGCCAACACCACCTGCGCATGTGCTGGCGCTTGTGGAAGAACGCCAGGCAGCGCGTGCTCGCAAAGATTGGGCGCAAGCCGACCGCCTGCGTGATGAGATTGCCGCCCACGGCTGGCGCGTGCTTGATACTCCGGACGGTCCCCGACTGGAACCCCTGAACCCGTCGCCCTGA